Proteins encoded together in one Lathyrus oleraceus cultivar Zhongwan6 chromosome 5, CAAS_Psat_ZW6_1.0, whole genome shotgun sequence window:
- the LOC127080275 gene encoding uncharacterized protein LOC127080275, producing MESNKRNIYSFKFKDPYLRNLRDFVSQMHPVYKINFGKNYGNLLSILNQRVDYTALVTLAQFYDLPLRCFTFQDFQLAPTLEEFKCLVRIPMKNKPLFEGINESLPLEIIANTLHMDEKEVEANLETKGNTKGFSLSFLLERAHTLLKVESWDACYSAIALAIYGIVLFPNMDGFIDMAAICVFLTRNPVPTLLADVYYYMSHRYTKKKEMIACCAPLLYWWFLEHLPKIGVWVEQIDVSWPQRLGSLRSEDLSWYSKEYINMDIIFNCGDFPNLPLIGTQGCVNSNPVLSLRQLGYPMEGPLEARSLEAFLLLDFGVENPSLFQRIREAWKNVNRKGKADLGRENGIRKDHIFIG from the coding sequence ATGGAATCAAACAAAAGAAACATTTACTCTTTCAAGTTCAAAGATCCCTATCTAAGGAACTTACGTGACTTTGTCTCTCAGATGCACCCGGTGTACAAAATCAACTTTGGGAAGAATTATGGCAATCTGCTCAGCATCCTCAACCAACGAGTAGACTATACAGCTTTAGTCACCTTGGCCCAATTCTATGACctacctttaagatgcttcacattccaagacttccaGCTAGCACCAACGTTGGAAGAATTCAAGTGTCTTGTTAGGATTCCTATGAAGAACAAGCCATTATTTGAAGGTATAAATGAATCTTTGCCCCTTGAGATCATTGCTAACACGCTTCACATGGATGAAAAGGAAGTAGAGGCTAACCTAGAGACCAaagggaataccaaaggattttcgctaagttttctcttggaaagaGCTCATACCCTACTAAAAGTAGAAAGTTGGGACGCTTGTTACTCAGCTATTGCGTTGGCCATCTATGGTATCGTCTTGTTCCCAAATATGGATGGTTTCATAGACATGGCTGCTATTTGCGTTTTCCTTACTAGAAACCCAGTGCCCACCTTGTTAGCTGATGTTTACTATTACATGAGCCATAGGTACACTAAGAAGAAAGAGAtgattgcttgttgtgctcctttaCTATATTGGTGGTTTCTTGAGCATCTTCCAAAGATAGGAGTTTGGGTAGAACAGATAGATGTTAGTTGGCCTCAGAGATTGGGATCACTCCGATCCGAAGATCTTTCTTGGTATTCCAAAGAATACATCAACATGGACATCATATTCAACTGTGGAGATTTCCCTAATCTACCACTTATTGGAACTCAAGGATGCGTAAATTCTAACCCGGTTCTATCACTAAGACAACTTGGCTACCCAATGGAGGGCCCTCTAGAGGCAAGGtctttggaagctttcttgttGCTTGACTTTGGGGTTGAGAATCCTAGTTTGTTCCAACGAATCAGAGAGGCTTGGAAGAACGTCAATCGAAAAGGGAAAGCTGATTTGGGGAGAGAAAATGGGATTAGAAAAGACCATATTTTCATTGGGTAA